One part of the Candidatus Cloacimonadaceae bacterium genome encodes these proteins:
- a CDS encoding AAA family ATPase, translated as MISKINFIDNTGLFLKMNGAANIPLKRLSLVYAENGRGKTTLSAILRSLMTGDPIHINERRSIGSQSDPHVVLTFEGNQTVQFQNGSWSRSIPEIVIYDDVFVTNNVCSGLMVDPSHRQNLHELIIGEQGVRLNQQLNEYIEQIEAHNRELQRLASQIPGDARCGFSVDDFCSLPIEDDIDSKILAAERDLLVAQNALEISNAALFTPIQLPEFDQSAFSDLFAASLDTLDSTALLLVKDHFEKYSPSPELWISQGMSLLQSTPEEKNDNTCPFCSQPLEGSKILQNYRAYFSEAYKQLIKNISESVSHLNNQCGEDKLVAFERAIRSYNENRQYWSKFTDIPEIAFESESVIQSWKNLREMIYSKLMIKQSAPLEIVSFTEAELAMFSDYEANRQRVVDHNLQVAQINIEINAIKQRPESAEPTLLVRDLNRLKAIKSRYSQELSQFSEAYLQEKANKQDTEGLRTTARINLENYRNSVFPRFEAAVNDFLQIFNAGFRLSSVSPTNIRTGSSCNYNVLINNTPVSITSNHGSPAFHNTLSSGDRNSLALAFFLATLRDDPNIGNKIVIIDDPASTLDDHRTLSTAQEIRRLAGQAKQVIVLSHSKSFLCSIWTGADRSDSASLQIVRDGNNSTITDWNVDSDSYTEHDRLFGLLDAFINGERVNPRDVAIAIRPYLEGFLRVRCPKYFVPGTLLGPFINICRHWIGTQEQTLNEQQTNELENIKEYANRFHHDTNPQWQTANVNDGELNGFVRRTIAFASI; from the coding sequence ATGATAAGTAAAATAAACTTCATTGACAATACGGGACTTTTCCTTAAGATGAATGGAGCCGCCAACATCCCGTTAAAGAGATTATCCCTGGTTTATGCTGAGAATGGAAGGGGGAAAACAACTCTTTCTGCTATTCTCAGATCATTAATGACAGGGGACCCGATTCATATTAACGAAAGGCGGAGCATAGGCAGTCAATCCGATCCCCATGTAGTGCTTACATTTGAAGGAAATCAAACTGTGCAATTCCAAAATGGCTCATGGAGTAGATCTATACCAGAAATTGTGATTTATGATGACGTCTTTGTTACCAATAATGTTTGCTCTGGTTTGATGGTCGATCCAAGTCATAGACAGAATCTGCACGAGTTAATAATAGGCGAACAAGGAGTAAGGCTCAACCAACAGTTAAATGAATACATCGAGCAAATTGAAGCCCACAATCGAGAACTTCAGAGATTAGCAAGTCAGATTCCGGGAGACGCGAGATGTGGCTTTAGTGTTGATGATTTTTGTAGTTTACCGATCGAAGATGATATCGATAGTAAAATTCTGGCGGCAGAGAGGGATCTGTTAGTTGCACAGAATGCTTTAGAAATCTCAAATGCAGCTTTGTTTACACCTATTCAATTACCTGAGTTTGATCAATCAGCTTTTTCAGATCTATTTGCTGCGTCGTTGGATACACTTGATTCAACAGCACTGCTATTGGTAAAGGATCATTTTGAAAAATACTCACCTAGCCCAGAGCTATGGATTTCACAAGGAATGTCTCTACTTCAATCAACGCCTGAAGAAAAAAATGATAATACTTGCCCATTCTGTTCTCAACCCCTTGAAGGATCGAAAATTCTACAGAATTATCGAGCGTACTTTAGCGAAGCATACAAACAATTGATAAAGAACATAAGTGAATCAGTTTCGCATTTAAACAATCAATGTGGAGAAGACAAATTAGTCGCATTCGAGAGAGCAATAAGATCATATAACGAAAATCGCCAATATTGGTCTAAGTTTACTGATATTCCTGAAATCGCATTTGAGAGTGAGTCTGTCATTCAAAGTTGGAAAAACCTTCGAGAGATGATTTATTCGAAGCTGATGATCAAACAGTCTGCTCCATTAGAAATCGTATCTTTTACCGAGGCTGAGCTTGCTATGTTCTCAGATTACGAAGCTAATCGTCAAAGAGTTGTTGATCATAACCTGCAAGTAGCCCAGATCAATATAGAAATAAATGCTATCAAACAAAGACCAGAAAGCGCTGAACCCACCCTCTTAGTTAGAGACCTTAATAGATTAAAAGCAATAAAATCTCGTTACTCACAAGAGTTATCACAATTCTCCGAAGCCTACCTTCAAGAGAAAGCCAACAAGCAGGACACTGAAGGTTTACGAACTACAGCAAGAATTAATCTTGAGAATTACCGAAATAGCGTATTTCCAAGGTTTGAAGCTGCAGTTAACGACTTTCTGCAAATCTTCAATGCTGGATTTAGATTAAGTAGCGTATCGCCAACCAATATCCGGACTGGTTCATCGTGTAATTATAATGTGTTGATAAATAACACTCCGGTTTCAATAACTTCGAATCATGGATCGCCTGCATTTCATAACACTCTAAGCTCAGGAGATCGTAACTCATTAGCCCTTGCTTTTTTCTTAGCTACTCTCAGAGATGACCCCAATATAGGTAACAAGATTGTCATTATAGATGATCCCGCTTCAACACTGGACGATCATAGGACATTATCGACAGCTCAAGAGATTCGTAGGTTAGCTGGTCAAGCCAAACAAGTAATTGTGTTATCGCATAGTAAATCATTTTTATGCAGTATATGGACAGGAGCAGATCGTAGTGATAGTGCTTCACTACAGATAGTTAGAGATGGGAACAACTCAACAATAACTGATTGGAACGTAGATAGTGATTCTTATACCGAGCATGATAGATTGTTCGGCCTGTTAGATGCTTTCATCAATGGAGAAAGAGTAAACCCAAGAGACGTCGCAATCGCTATACGACCATATCTTGAAGGATTCTTGAGAGTGCGATGCCCGAAGTATTTTGTACCCGGGACACTACTCGGACCTTTTATTAATATATGCAGACATTGGATTGGTACTCAAGAGCAAACATTGAACGAACAGCAAACCAATGAATTAGAGAATATCAAGGAATATGCTAATAGATTTCACCATGATACAAATCCACAATGGCAGACAGCAAATGTGAACGATGGAGAATTAAACGGATTTGTAAGAAGAACTATCGCTTTTGCGTCTATCTGA
- a CDS encoding DUF5655 domain-containing protein produces the protein MRLFRLTSNKSLAPVKEVKITKEKTMQEITEKNLNLIFGLEFVCSEFSVDNYRLDTLAFDSEAKSFVIIEYKRSENRSVIDQGYAYLGKMLDRKADFVLQYNHEKNKNLQIKDIDWGQSRIYFVSTSFNNYQLGSLIFNDLPISLWEVKMYQDNHISYRRIDYGSSGASIKKLTPIDTKIGKVAKDIVVYTEADHLNKANEDVKSLYELLKEGIMSRWNLTIDPKKLYIAFKGTTNIVDIEVQKSKLKLTLNVLKGKLMDSLSLAEDVSGKGKWGNGDYQIIMRDDVSLSYILSLIEQSVKLHQ, from the coding sequence ATGAGATTATTCCGATTGACAAGCAACAAATCACTTGCACCAGTGAAAGAAGTAAAAATCACTAAAGAGAAAACCATGCAAGAGATAACAGAGAAGAATCTGAATCTGATTTTCGGATTGGAATTCGTTTGTTCTGAGTTTTCAGTAGATAATTATCGCCTTGATACACTTGCTTTTGACTCAGAAGCGAAGTCTTTTGTAATCATCGAGTACAAAAGAAGTGAGAACAGAAGTGTTATAGACCAAGGATATGCTTATCTTGGAAAGATGTTGGATAGGAAAGCGGACTTTGTTTTGCAATACAACCATGAGAAGAATAAGAATTTGCAAATCAAGGACATAGATTGGGGGCAATCGCGGATTTATTTCGTTTCTACATCCTTCAATAACTACCAACTAGGTTCTCTTATATTCAATGACTTACCTATCTCTTTATGGGAAGTGAAGATGTACCAAGATAATCATATCTCCTATCGGAGAATCGACTACGGTAGCTCAGGGGCGAGTATTAAGAAACTAACTCCAATTGACACAAAAATTGGCAAGGTTGCAAAAGACATTGTCGTTTATACTGAAGCTGACCATTTAAATAAAGCCAATGAAGATGTTAAATCCCTTTATGAGTTACTCAAAGAGGGGATTATGTCTAGGTGGAATCTGACAATAGACCCCAAGAAGCTCTATATTGCATTCAAGGGCACAACAAACATTGTTGATATAGAAGTTCAGAAGTCAAAACTAAAGCTCACTCTAAACGTCCTCAAAGGAAAATTAATGGATAGTCTTAGTTTGGCTGAGGATGTATCTGGCAAGGGAAAATGGGGAAACGGCGACTATCAGATCATCATGAGAGATGATGTAAGTTTATCATATATTCTTAGTTTAATTGAACAATCAGTCAAGTTACATCAATGA